The Arthrobacter burdickii genomic interval CGTCGGCCTTCTCCGCGAGGCCCACCTTGGCGAGGTTCCTCCGCGCGATCTCCGTGGCCTCGGACCTGCTGCGCCGCTTGGCGCGCTGCTGTGCGAGGGTCAGGTTCTTGAGGACCGTGAGGTGGGGGAAGAGGTTGAACTGCTGGAAGACCATGCCGATGCGCGTACGCACATCGTCGAGGTCCGTCTCGCTGTCCGTGATGTCGATGCCCTCCACCATCACCGTGCCCGTGGTCGGTTCCTCGAGCCGGTTCACGCAGCGGAGCAGGGTCGACTTGCCGGAACCCGAGGGGCCGATCACGCACACCACCTCGCCCTGGTCCACGTGGAAGTCGATGCCCTTGAGCACCTCGTTGCTGCCGAAGGTCTTGCAGAGCGCGCGGACCTCGATGGCCGGCACTGCCGCCGTCGATCCCGGTGCCGTGGCACCCGATGCTGGATGGGACACCGGAATCACCGGCCTCTCTTGTTGTGTCGTTCGAGCTTCGCGACCAGCTGGGTCAGCGGCAGCGTGATGATCAGGTACATCGCCGCGGCCACCACGAGCGGCGTCGCGTTCGCCTGGCTGGTCAGGGCGTCACGCGAGAACGTGGTCAGCTCACGGTCGCCGATGGCCATGCCCGCGATGAACAGGAGGGACGTGTCCTTGATGAGGATCACGAGCTCGTTGGTCAGGGGAGGTGTGATGATCCGGAAGGCCTGGGGGAGGACGACGGTCACCATGGTCCACGCGGAGTTCATGCCGAGTGAGCGGGCGGCTTCCACCTGCCCCTTGGGCACAGCCTCGATACCGGCACGGATCGTCTCCGCGATGTAGGCCGAGGAGACGATGATGAGGGCGATCAGGCCCGCGCCCGCGTTGCCGCCCGGCGGATGCCACTGGAACGCGATCGGCACCGCGTAGGCGAATGCGAAGATCACCAGCAGGGCGGGAAGGCCGCGGAAGAGCTCGATGTAGCCGGTGGCGAGCCAGCGGTACGGCAGGACCGGCGAGAGCTTCATGAGGGCGAGGACGAGCCCGAGCAGCAATCCGCCGAGGAAGGCGATGGCCGTGTAGACGATGGTGTTCTTCGCCGCGATTGTGACGATCTCCGGGAAGGAGGCGGCGGCGACGTCGAGGTCGAAGAAGTTGGAACGGATCTTCGCCCAGTCGGCGGCGAGGACGATGAGGAGGACTACGGCGGCGAATACCGCGTAGAGGGCGCCCTGGATCAGGCGCCTGCGTGTCGATCGTTTCACGCGGGGGACTACCTTCCTTCGGGAAGTGGCACCCGTGCGGCCCGGAGCTCCGGGCCGCACGGGTCGGATGGGCTACTGCGCGAAGTAGGAGTCGTAGATTTCCTGGTACTTGCCGTTGTCGCGGAGCGCGGTGAGCTGCTCGTTCACGGCGGCGACCAGTTCGTCGCTGCCTTCCTTCGCCATGATGAAGCCGTACTGCTCGTCGGTCTTGAACTCCTCGGCGATGGTGAAGGAGCCGTCCTCGGTGTGGCCGAGATTGACGGGGAGGTCCTGCAGCAGGGCGTCGACGTTGCCGGCCTGGATGGCGGCGTACATCTCCGCGTCCGAGGGGAACTGGACGATCTCAGCCTCGGGCGCGTTCTCCGTGGCGTAGGTCTCGCCGGTGGTGCCCTGCTGGACGCCGACCTGCTTGCCGGCGAGGTCGTCGATCGAGGCGATGTCGGAATCCGCGGGAACGAGGAGGGACTGCAGCGAGTCGTAGTACGGGTCCGAGAACGCGAGGTTCGCCTTGCGCTCCTCCGTGATCGTGACCGCGCTGGCCCCGATGTCGCACTGGCGGGCCGCGAGGACGGCGCCGCTCTGGAGGCCGTTGAACTCGACGTCCTGGACGGCGAGCTCGAGGTCCAGGCCGGAGGCGATCTCCTTCATGATGTCCATGTCGAAGCCGGTGTACTCGCCATTCTCCTCGAACTCGAAGGGCGGGTAGGGGATGTCGGAGCAGACGGTCAGCGAGCCCTCGGAGACGAGGTTCAGGCCGCTCTCCTCGGCGGAGCCGGAGCCGGCGTCGTCGGAACCTCCGCCGCAGGCGCTCAGCGCGAGGGCGCCGGCGGCCAGGGCGGCCAGCATTGCGGACTTCTTGGAAAACATGGGTACCTCACTGGGACGGGCGGAAAGGAACGGAACGGAAAAAAGGTCGTGCTGATTCTAGCGACGAAAGAGAGATGTGCATCACAGGCTACAGGTATTGCCTATTGGTAACCAGAGCTCCGCCTCAGCGCGAGAGCCCGAGGGCCTCGGTCATGGGACGGAACTTGCTCCACGTCTCGGCCAGTTCGGCCGCGGGCTGGGAGCCCTCCACAATGCCGCAGCCCGCGTACAGCCGGACGCGGGTGGGAGCCTCGATGACCGCTCCGCGCAGGGCGATGCCCCATTCACCGTTTCCGCCGGCGTCGATCCAGCCCACCGGCCCCGCGTAGGGGCCGCGCTCGAGGTGTTCCAGTTCGCGGATGAGGGCTCCGGCGACGGTCGTCGGTGTCCCGCAGACGGCCGCGGTGGGGTGCAGCGCCTGGACCAGGGCCAACGACGTCGGGACCTGGCCGGCGTCGTCGGGCGCGAGCTGGGCCGTGACGTCCGAGGCGAGGTGCCAGACATTCGGCAGCTGCAGGACGAAGGGCTCGCTGTGCGAGGTCATCGAGCTCGTGAAGGGCTCGAGGGTCTCGGTGAGCGAGTCGATGGCGATCTGGTGCTCGTGGAGCTGCTTCTCCGAGCCGGCCAGGACGCGGTCGGCGTAACCGGGATCGCCCTCGGGGGCGTCGGCCCGGTCGAGGGTGCCGGCGAGGACGCGCGCCCGGGCCGTGTTGTCCTCCACCTTGATGAGCATCTCCGGGGTCGAGCCGATGAGGCCGTCGACGGCGTACGTCCAGCAGTCCTCGTACCGCACGGCGAGCTCGCGCAGCACCTGGGCGGTGGCCACCGGCGTCTCGAGGTGCGCGACGACGTCGCGCGCCAGCACGAGCTTGCTCAGCTCGCCGGCCTGCACGTGCTTCACGCCCTCCGCAACGGCGAGCTTGTACTGGTCCTCACTGAGGACGCCCGGGCCCAGGCTGTCGCCGGGACTGGGGGAGCGGCCGGCGTCGGGGGCGGCGAGGTAGGCGGCGAGCGCCGCTTCCGCCGAGGCGGCGCTCAACTCGGCCTCGGCGTCGTCCGTGATGTAGGTCAGCCAGCTCCTTCCCTCGCTGCAGCCGACCACCACCTCGGGGACGATCAGGCGCGATGGGTGCGAGGAGGTCTTGGAGAACGCGAAGGACCCGAAGGCGATGAGGCCGGAACCTGGGACCCCCAGCTCGTCCAGGACCTCCGCGCCGGCGAGTTCGCGGCGCCACCACTCCTGGGCCTGGGTGAAGCGGTCCGGCCCCGTTCCCGTGAATCTCGCCGTCTCCCCGTAGGCGACGAGCCCGCCGCCGCGGCGGATCCAGGTGTGAGCATCGTTGCGCACCACGTACTCGAGGAGGCCGGACCGGGGATCCATGGCGCCGTGGGCCACCGTGATGCTGCGGAGCCCGCGGGACTGTCCGGGCGCAGGCGTCAGCGCAGTGAGGGACGGAGTGCTCATGATGCTCCAAGCGTACTCCGCGGCTCCGCGCCGCATCCGTGCCCGGCCGTGAGCTTCGGCACGTCCCGGGAGGCCCGAGGCTACGCGGCCGGGGCTGTCCGGCGCCGCCCGGATCGGGGATCGGCGCCGATTAGGTGCGGGGTGTTTGTTTGAGACAATGAGCGGGTGAATCGTGCATCCCTGGAGAAGCGCCCTGACGAAGTAGCGGCCATGTTCGACGACGTGGCCCCCAAGTACGACGTCGTCAACGACGTCCTGTCGGTGTGGCAGACCCGCCGCTGGCGTCGCATCGTCGTCGACGCGGTCGGGGCCGAACAGGGCCAGCGCGTGCTCGACCTCGCTGCCGGCACCGGCACCTCGAGCGAGCCGTACGCGGACGCCGGGATCGACGTCGTTGCCTGCGACTTCTCGCTCGGCATGCTGAAGGTGGGCAAGCGCAGGCGGCCGGACATCGCCTTCGTCGCCGGCGACGCCACGAACCTGCCGTTCGCGGACAACTCCTTCGACGCGAGCACCATCTCCTTCGGGCTCCGCAACGTCAACGAGCCGAGGAAGGCGCTGGCGGAGATGCTCCGCGTCACGCGCCCGGGCGGCCGGCTGGTCATCGCGGAGTTCTCCTCGCCCACCGTCGCGCTCTGGCGCACCACGTACACCGAATACCTGATGCGGGCACTCCCGGCGATCGCCCGCAAGGTGAGCTCCAACCCCGACGCGTACGTCTACCTCGCCGAGTCCATCCGGGCCTGGCCGAACCAGGACGAGCTCGCGGCGTGGATCAGCGAGAGCGGCTGGAACGACGTCGAATACCGAAACCTCAACGGCGGCATCGTCGCCGTCCACCGCGCCACCAAGGCCCCCGCGGCTCCCGGTGAGGAGCCGCTCCTGCCGGGGCAGGTCCGCCTGCGCCGCACGTCGGCGGCCGTCTAGATGTCCGTGCTCATCGTCGGGGCGGGCCCGGCCGGCTCCGCGGCGGCCTACTACCTCGCCAGTGCCGGCATCGAGGTCACCGTTCTCGAGAAGACGTACTTTCCCCGCGAGAAGGTGTGCGGCGACGGCCTGACCCCCCGGGCCACGCGGGAACTGCAGCTCCTCGGCCTCCCGCACGACGAGAGCGAGGGGTGGCGCCGCAACAAGGGGCTCCGTCTCATCGCGGGCAAGCGCACCGTCGAGGTGCCCTGGCCCGAACTGAGCGACTTCCCCGACTACGGACTGGTCCGCACGCGCCTCGGCTTCGACGAAGCACTTGCGCAGCACGCCCGTTCGGCCGGGGCCACGATCCTCGAGGGTCACTCCGTGTCCTCCGCGCTGCGTGACGACGCCGGCCGGGTCACCGGGGTCACCGTGAACCTGCTCGACGCCGACGGGCGCAAGACCGGCGAGACGCGCACCTTCACGGCCGACGTCGCCCTCGCCGCCGACGGCAACTCGACGCGGACCGCCGTCAGCCTCGGACTGCAGAAGCGCGACGACAGGCCCCTCGGCGTCGCCGTCCGCACGTACTTCACGAGCCCCCGGACGAACGACGACTGGATGGAAGGGTGGCTGGAACTCCCGGACGCCACCGGGAAGCCGCTGCCGGGCTACGGCTGGGTCTTCGGCGTCGGCGACGGCACGTCCAACGTGGGCCTCGGCATCCTCAACTCGTCCGCGGAGTTCGGCAAGCTCGACTACAAGCAGGTCCTGCGCGACTGGACCGGGGGCATGCCGTCCGAATGGGGCTTCACGCCGGCCAACCAGGTAGGCGAGATCCGCGGTGCGGCCCTGCCCATGGGCTTCAACCGCACGCCGCACTACAGCCCCGGGTTGCTGCTCCTCGGCGACGCCGGCGGCATGGTGTCCCCGTTCAACGGCGAGGGCATCTCCTACGCGATGGAATCGGCACGCTACGCCGCCGAGTTCATCGCGCGGGCCCAGGCAGTGGCGACGCCGCTCGGACGCGACCAGGTGATGTCCGGGTACGCGCCGTACGTGCGGGCGCAGTGGGGCAGCCACTTCACGCTCGGACGCGTCTTCGCGCAGCTGATCGGCAAGCCGGCGATCCTCTCGCTGGCGCTGCGCACCGGCATGCCGGTGCCCGTGCTGATGCGGTTCGTGGTGCGGATGCTCGCCAACCTGACCGACGCCGGCGGCCGCGGGTTCGAGGACCGCGTCATCCACCTGCTCGAGTCGCTCGTGCCGCCCACCTCCAACCAGCCGTCCCTGACGGGCCACCTGCGTGCGCAAAGCGCCGCCCCACTTGGTTAGTCTTAGACCGTGACACAATCCTTCAACTCCGGGTGGACCAGCGTGGGTCCGAACAGCGCGCTGGACACGGCGGACATCCCGGACGACGCCGACGCCCTGCGTCTGCCTCCCGGCTTCGCCCTCATCGCCGAGGACCCGGATCTGGGGCCGTCCGTCTCGTCATGCCTCGCGGAGGTGGAGAAGCAGCTCCGCGGAGCCATCGCCCACTCGGATCCCCTGGCCGATGCCACGAGCCGCCACCTGGTCGAGGCCGGCGGCAAGCGCATCCGCCCCCTCCTGACGATCCTCGCTTCCCACCTCGGTAACCCGACCCACGCCAAGGTGGTCCAGGCGGCCGTCGTCGTCGAACTGACGCACCTCGCCACGCTGTACCACGACGACGTCATGGACTCCGCGCCGTACCGGCGGGGCGCACCCACCGCGCACGAGGTGTGGGGCAACTCCGTCGCCATCCTCACCGGCGACCTCATCTTCGCCCGGGCATCGATCCTCGTCTCCGAACTCGGCGGCGAAGCCCTCGGTATCCAGGCCCGCACCTTCGAGCGGCTGTGCCTGGGCCAGCTGCATGAGACCGTCGGCCCGCGGGACGGCCAGGACGACCTCGAGCACTACCTCTCCGTGATCGCGGACAAGACCGGTTCGCTCGTGGCGGCCTCGGGCCAGCTCGGAGCCCTGTTCGCGGACACCTCTCCCGAGGTGGTCGACGTCATGGTCTCCTACGGTGAGAAGGTCGGTGTGGCCTTCCAGCTCGCCGACGACGTCATCGACGTCACCGGCCTGAAGGTCACGTCGGGCAAGGCGCCCGGCACGGACCTGCGCGAGGGCGTCCCCACCCTGCCGGTCATCCTGCTGCGCCGCGCCGCGGCTGCGGGGGATGCATCCGCGGCCGACGTCATCGCCCTCGTCGACAGTGACCTCTCCTCGGACGAGGCGCTCGCGGGCGCCGTCGAAGCCGTGCGCTCCCACCCCCAGACGCAGGAGGCCTGGGCCGTGGCTCAGCAGTGGGCCGACGACGCCGTGGCCGCCCTCGAGCCGCTGCCGGACAGCACGGTCAAACAGGCGCTGGCGAGCTTCGCGCAGGCCGTCGTCAGCAGGGACGTCTAGCTCTCCTGCGGTTGCCGCGCCGCGCCGTCGTTCCTGCGGCTTCGTACCGGCCAGTGTTTCGGCTGCCGTCGCGCCGCGCCGTCGTTCCTGCGGCTTCGTGCACGGCTTTCCCGGGGGAGTGTCCTTGATAATCGGCGTGTCCCGTGACGACACGCGTCCTCCACGATGAAACGCGTGCACGACGCCGCATCCTGGCGTGTCGCTGCACCCCCCTGTCGTCACTGGTAGTCATTTCCGCACGTAGCTGCACCCGCTGCGCGTCACGGGCGCCGACATGCGCCCGCCGCTGCGCCCCGCGGCCCGTCCACATAGCCGTGGGTTCAGCGCCGATCCCGGGCGCCAGCCTCTTGGCTTGGTCCATGACGATCGAGCACATTCTCGCAGTATCGGGCGGTGTGGCTTCCACGGGTGCCCTGCTGCAGCGCGGGGTGGGGGAGCGGGCGATCGAGCGCTATATCGGCGACGGCAGGCTTCTCCGCGTTCGACGGGGAGTCCTGGCCCTTCCCGACGCGCCACCGGAGTTCATCCAGGCGGTCGATGCGGGAGCGCGGCTCACGTGTGTCTCCGCCGCGGTCCACTATGGGCTTTGGCTCGTCCGACCCGCGATCGATGTGCATGTCAGCCGGCCGACCCGCTCGGCCACCGGCTGCATCAACCATCGCGTCGTCACCGTTCCTCCGCACCCTCGGCTGCCACTCGTCGGCCTGGCCGACGTGCTGGTGCACGTGCTGCAGTGCCGCCCTGCCGACGAGTCGGTCCCTATGGTCGAATGTGCTCTTCGACGCGGTGACACTGAGGCGGTGTTTCTCGAGTCTCGGCTGCCTGGAAAGCGCAACGGCAGGGCTCGCGCAGCGTTGGCGTCGGTCGACCTCACCGGCGAATCGCCGATCGAAGTCGTTACACGACTCCTCCTGCGCGGGGCCGGTCTCGGTGTTCGCTCCCAGGTCCGGATAGCGGGCGTGGGGCGGGTCGACTTCCTGGTCGAGGAATGCCTCGTCGTGGAGATAGACGGTGCCGCATTCCACTCCGACCGGCGGGCACTCCGGCTCGATCGCATGCGGAACAACATGACGGTCATCGGCGGCTACACCGTGCTTCGCTTCTGCTACGAGGACGTCATGTTCCAGCCGGAGGAGCTTCTCGCCATGGTCTTCAAGGCCCTTGGACGCCGACCGATCCGCTGATATCGACGGCCAGATGCGGCCTCGTGCACGCCTTTGACGGGCAATTGACTCTGATAACCGGCGTGTCGTCGTAGGACACGCTCTTGTTGCCCAAAACCCGTGCACGAAGCCGCGTTAGCGGGCCCCCGGCGGGACGGGAACCACGGCGAAGCCGGGGAACGGCCGAACAGGGCAGTACAGGCGGGGCTACGCCGCCGGGAGGAAAGCCCTCAGCTCGTCGGCCTTCCGTGCCCTGATCGCCGGGTCGACGATTGGCCGCTTCGGCGTGAAGTAGAAGCCGTCGTCGTGCCAGCGCGGGAGCACGTGCTGGTGGTAGTGCCAGACGTGCTGGCTGCCCGCTGGCTCGTTGTGCTGCCGCGTGGAGACGCCGTCCGGGCTCCATGCCCGCTTGATGGCGATCGCGATGTCACGGGTGAGGGTCATGATGCGGGCAGCGACGTCGTCGGGCAGTTCATACAGCAGTTCGACGTGCGCGCGCGGGGTGATGAGGACGTGGCCGGGGTTCGGTTCGAAGCCGTGGGAGGCGATGAACGCCAGCACGAGGTCGTCCGAGTAGATGACATCGCCGGGGCGGCACAGGTTCTTCGGGTTGCTGAAGTCGTCGCGCGCCAGGTCGCAGAACGGGCACTGGTAGCCCTCGGGGGCGTGGTGGGCGAACTCCATCAGTCCTCGTCGTCCTCCTCGAAGACCCACTCGAACAGGTCGAGCACGTATTCGCTGAACGTGCCCTCCTCGCTCTGCCACTCGCCCCGCGCGTTGTTGCGCCGCCAGACGATGGGGTCCGGCACGTCCAGCTGGTCCGCCCGCATGCCCCACGTGAACTGCTCGTCCTCGTCCTCGAGGAACAGGAGGAAGCCGTCCTCGATCTCGAGTTCGTCGGGATCCCAGAAGAAGTGGTAGGCCTCCATGATGTCCTCGGTGGCTCCGACCGCACGGTAGAACTCCCGGAGCGCCAAGGGCAGTTCGAAGTCCTTGCCCTCGAGCATCTGGGCGAGCTCGTCGTCGGACAGGCCGTCCTCCTCGGCCCACTCGCCCTCGAAGTACTGGGGCACGAGGGCGCGGAATTTGTCGGCAAACAGCTCAGTCACAAGTACTCCAGGAGTGGTGGTGGGGATGCTCCCATCCTAGCCGCCGCGCCCCGCGCCCGGGTCACCTTCGTGCGCTGGACGTCCTTGCTGCGAGCGGGGCGTGCCAGCCGTAGCGCCAGGCGAGGACACGCAGGGTGAACACGAGCGACGCCGCCACGCTGCCCGTGAAGAGCGTGAAGGTCCCCGTGAGGTACAGCGCGGTGACGACGACGGCGCCGAGCAGTGCGGGCAGGGCGTAGATGTCGCGCGGATCGAAGAGCTGCGGGATCTCGTTGGCGACGACGTCGCGCAGCAGGCCCCCGCCGACGGCGGTGGTCACGCCGAGCAGGACCGCGGACACGGGATTCAGGCCGACCTCGAGTGCCTTGATCGTGCCGGTGATGCAGAACAGGGCGAGTCCGGCGGCATCGAAGATCACCAGGACCCGCTTGACGCGCTCGACGCCGGAGAAGACGAAGTAGACGAGGACGGTGGCGAGGAGCGGAGGCAGCAGGTAGGCGGGAGTGGTGAAGGCCGCTGGTGGAACGTCGATGATGAGGTCCCGGGCCACTCCGCCACCCAGTGATGCGAGCGATGCGAGGAGGAGCGAACCGACGATGTCGAAGCCCTTGCGTGCCGCCAGCAGGGAGCCGGAGACCGCGAAGAAGAAGACGCCGAGGAGGTCGGCGGCGAGGGCGATGTGTGAAGCGGTATCCATGTCTTCCTTCGGCGGACCGGAACGGGTGCGGCGGGGCGCTGCGCCCGTTCGTCGACGGGCGGCACGTCGACGGGCGGCAGAAGGGCCCTGACCAGCATGACAGAGGCGGCGTCGGCTTCGGTTCCCCTAGGCTGGGCCCATGACGCGCGGATACGCAGCAGGCACGGAGACGGTCGAACCGAGCGTGAAGGACGGCTCACGGCCGATGCGCCTCGCGTCCCTGCTCATCAGCCTCCTTCCCACCAAGAGGAACCTGACCGGTACCGACTGGGTGAACTCGAAGTACCCGGGCCGGACCTACCCGTCGATGGCCGCCATCCCCTGGACCTTCAGGCAGACTCACACCATCCAGGAGAAGCGGGTCGATGGTGTCCGCACGCTCACGGTCCGGCCGCTCCTCGGAGGCACGCGGTCGCACATCGTCTACACGCATGGCGGCATCTACATCAACGAATTGAGCCGACCGCACTGGTGGATCATCGCCGAGCTGACCAGGCGGACGGGTGCTGCCGTCACCGTGCCCCTGTATCGCCTGGCTCCGGAGAGCACCTACCGCGAGGCCTTTCCCTATCTGGTGAGCGTCTACCGTGAGGTGCTTCGCACCGCGGCGCCGGACGACGTGACGCTGATGGGTGATTCCGCCGGCGGGGCGCTCGCCATCGCCCAACCGTGGGCCTTCCGCGACGCCGGCCTGCCCGCGCCCGGCCGCATCGTCGCGTTCTCCCCGTGGCTCGACGTCACGGCCACCAATCCCTCCATCCCGAAGTACGACGCCGTCGACCCGATGCTCTCCGTGGGCGGCGGGGTGCAGGCCGGGCTGTGGTGGGCCGGGGGCGACGATCCGAGGACATCGCTGGTGAGCCCCGCATGCGCTCCCGATGATCTGCTGGCCACGGTGCCGGTCACGCGCATCTACCAGGGCACCCGCGACGTGTGTATGGCGGACGCGACCGTGTTCCGGGACAGGGCGGTCGCCGCCGGCGCCGACGTCACACTGAACGTCTATCCCGGCGCGTTCCACGTCTTCCCCGCGTTCCCGCGTCTGCCGGAGTCCAGGGAGGTCTATGCGGACATCGCGGCGTTCCTGGGGCGGCCGCCACTGCCCTAGCGGAGCGGACGCCGCGAGCGGCTCCGCGTCAGCGGACTGACGGGGGAACGACGCTCTCTGCAGGCGCTGTGCGGGAACGCACCGCCGTGCCCACCCGACGCGGCGGAACGACGCTCGCTGCAGGCGCCATGCGGGAATGCACCGGCGTGCCCACCCGACGGTGGAACGACGCTCTCTGCAGGCGCCATGCGGGAACGCACCGGCGCCCACCTGACGCACGGCCCGAGGGGTCAGTTTCCTGCGCCGGAGTCCCGCGACAGGACCCACACGTTGGTATCGCCCTGGCGCTCGACCGTGACCGTGGTGACGAGTGCCCGGATCATCGAGAGTCCGCGGCCGGATTCGTCGTAGTCCTCGAGCAGTTCGTCCGGGTCGGAGACCAGGGGTGGTCCGTCGAGGTCGGGCACCGGATCGAGCGCCGCGGCCCCGATCTCGCTGATGACCGCACGGAGGCGTCCTGGGGCGACGGTGAGGTCGACTCCGAGGAGCAGGTCGCACCCGGCTTCGGGGACGCCGTGCTGCACCACGTTGCTCGCGGCCTCGATCACGGCCGTGGTGAAGGCCATCTGGTCG includes:
- a CDS encoding amino acid ABC transporter ATP-binding protein, coding for MSHPASGATAPGSTAAVPAIEVRALCKTFGSNEVLKGIDFHVDQGEVVCVIGPSGSGKSTLLRCVNRLEEPTTGTVMVEGIDITDSETDLDDVRTRIGMVFQQFNLFPHLTVLKNLTLAQQRAKRRSRSEATEIARRNLAKVGLAEKADAFPAQLSGGQQQRVAIARALSMDPDMMLFDEPTSALDPELVGDVLEVMKELAKEGMTMMVVTHEMGFAREVGDRVVFMDGGVVVEQGKPEDVLGNPQHERTKLFLSKVL
- a CDS encoding amino acid ABC transporter permease; protein product: MKRSTRRRLIQGALYAVFAAVVLLIVLAADWAKIRSNFFDLDVAAASFPEIVTIAAKNTIVYTAIAFLGGLLLGLVLALMKLSPVLPYRWLATGYIELFRGLPALLVIFAFAYAVPIAFQWHPPGGNAGAGLIALIIVSSAYIAETIRAGIEAVPKGQVEAARSLGMNSAWTMVTVVLPQAFRIITPPLTNELVILIKDTSLLFIAGMAIGDRELTTFSRDALTSQANATPLVVAAAMYLIITLPLTQLVAKLERHNKRGR
- a CDS encoding transporter substrate-binding domain-containing protein; the protein is MLAALAAGALALSACGGGSDDAGSGSAEESGLNLVSEGSLTVCSDIPYPPFEFEENGEYTGFDMDIMKEIASGLDLELAVQDVEFNGLQSGAVLAARQCDIGASAVTITEERKANLAFSDPYYDSLQSLLVPADSDIASIDDLAGKQVGVQQGTTGETYATENAPEAEIVQFPSDAEMYAAIQAGNVDALLQDLPVNLGHTEDGSFTIAEEFKTDEQYGFIMAKEGSDELVAAVNEQLTALRDNGKYQEIYDSYFAQ
- a CDS encoding isochorismate synthase: MSTPSLTALTPAPGQSRGLRSITVAHGAMDPRSGLLEYVVRNDAHTWIRRGGGLVAYGETARFTGTGPDRFTQAQEWWRRELAGAEVLDELGVPGSGLIAFGSFAFSKTSSHPSRLIVPEVVVGCSEGRSWLTYITDDAEAELSAASAEAALAAYLAAPDAGRSPSPGDSLGPGVLSEDQYKLAVAEGVKHVQAGELSKLVLARDVVAHLETPVATAQVLRELAVRYEDCWTYAVDGLIGSTPEMLIKVEDNTARARVLAGTLDRADAPEGDPGYADRVLAGSEKQLHEHQIAIDSLTETLEPFTSSMTSHSEPFVLQLPNVWHLASDVTAQLAPDDAGQVPTSLALVQALHPTAAVCGTPTTVAGALIRELEHLERGPYAGPVGWIDAGGNGEWGIALRGAVIEAPTRVRLYAGCGIVEGSQPAAELAETWSKFRPMTEALGLSR
- a CDS encoding demethylmenaquinone methyltransferase — protein: MNRASLEKRPDEVAAMFDDVAPKYDVVNDVLSVWQTRRWRRIVVDAVGAEQGQRVLDLAAGTGTSSEPYADAGIDVVACDFSLGMLKVGKRRRPDIAFVAGDATNLPFADNSFDASTISFGLRNVNEPRKALAEMLRVTRPGGRLVIAEFSSPTVALWRTTYTEYLMRALPAIARKVSSNPDAYVYLAESIRAWPNQDELAAWISESGWNDVEYRNLNGGIVAVHRATKAPAAPGEEPLLPGQVRLRRTSAAV
- a CDS encoding geranylgeranyl reductase family protein, which produces MSVLIVGAGPAGSAAAYYLASAGIEVTVLEKTYFPREKVCGDGLTPRATRELQLLGLPHDESEGWRRNKGLRLIAGKRTVEVPWPELSDFPDYGLVRTRLGFDEALAQHARSAGATILEGHSVSSALRDDAGRVTGVTVNLLDADGRKTGETRTFTADVALAADGNSTRTAVSLGLQKRDDRPLGVAVRTYFTSPRTNDDWMEGWLELPDATGKPLPGYGWVFGVGDGTSNVGLGILNSSAEFGKLDYKQVLRDWTGGMPSEWGFTPANQVGEIRGAALPMGFNRTPHYSPGLLLLGDAGGMVSPFNGEGISYAMESARYAAEFIARAQAVATPLGRDQVMSGYAPYVRAQWGSHFTLGRVFAQLIGKPAILSLALRTGMPVPVLMRFVVRMLANLTDAGGRGFEDRVIHLLESLVPPTSNQPSLTGHLRAQSAAPLG
- a CDS encoding polyprenyl synthetase family protein, which gives rise to MTQSFNSGWTSVGPNSALDTADIPDDADALRLPPGFALIAEDPDLGPSVSSCLAEVEKQLRGAIAHSDPLADATSRHLVEAGGKRIRPLLTILASHLGNPTHAKVVQAAVVVELTHLATLYHDDVMDSAPYRRGAPTAHEVWGNSVAILTGDLIFARASILVSELGGEALGIQARTFERLCLGQLHETVGPRDGQDDLEHYLSVIADKTGSLVAASGQLGALFADTSPEVVDVMVSYGEKVGVAFQLADDVIDVTGLKVTSGKAPGTDLREGVPTLPVILLRRAAAAGDASAADVIALVDSDLSSDEALAGAVEAVRSHPQTQEAWAVAQQWADDAVAALEPLPDSTVKQALASFAQAVVSRDV
- a CDS encoding type IV toxin-antitoxin system AbiEi family antitoxin domain-containing protein; translated protein: MTIEHILAVSGGVASTGALLQRGVGERAIERYIGDGRLLRVRRGVLALPDAPPEFIQAVDAGARLTCVSAAVHYGLWLVRPAIDVHVSRPTRSATGCINHRVVTVPPHPRLPLVGLADVLVHVLQCRPADESVPMVECALRRGDTEAVFLESRLPGKRNGRARAALASVDLTGESPIEVVTRLLLRGAGLGVRSQVRIAGVGRVDFLVEECLVVEIDGAAFHSDRRALRLDRMRNNMTVIGGYTVLRFCYEDVMFQPEELLAMVFKALGRRPIR
- a CDS encoding HIT family protein gives rise to the protein MEFAHHAPEGYQCPFCDLARDDFSNPKNLCRPGDVIYSDDLVLAFIASHGFEPNPGHVLITPRAHVELLYELPDDVAARIMTLTRDIAIAIKRAWSPDGVSTRQHNEPAGSQHVWHYHQHVLPRWHDDGFYFTPKRPIVDPAIRARKADELRAFLPAA
- a CDS encoding trimeric intracellular cation channel family protein; its protein translation is MDTASHIALAADLLGVFFFAVSGSLLAARKGFDIVGSLLLASLASLGGGVARDLIIDVPPAAFTTPAYLLPPLLATVLVYFVFSGVERVKRVLVIFDAAGLALFCITGTIKALEVGLNPVSAVLLGVTTAVGGGLLRDVVANEIPQLFDPRDIYALPALLGAVVVTALYLTGTFTLFTGSVAASLVFTLRVLAWRYGWHAPLAARTSSARR
- a CDS encoding alpha/beta hydrolase, which translates into the protein MTRGYAAGTETVEPSVKDGSRPMRLASLLISLLPTKRNLTGTDWVNSKYPGRTYPSMAAIPWTFRQTHTIQEKRVDGVRTLTVRPLLGGTRSHIVYTHGGIYINELSRPHWWIIAELTRRTGAAVTVPLYRLAPESTYREAFPYLVSVYREVLRTAAPDDVTLMGDSAGGALAIAQPWAFRDAGLPAPGRIVAFSPWLDVTATNPSIPKYDAVDPMLSVGGGVQAGLWWAGGDDPRTSLVSPACAPDDLLATVPVTRIYQGTRDVCMADATVFRDRAVAAGADVTLNVYPGAFHVFPAFPRLPESREVYADIAAFLGRPPLP
- a CDS encoding ATP-binding protein, whose translation is MTDILARRTLEKPADEQAIEDLHGILDQLWLDAAFVPALDQMAFTTAVIEAASNVVQHGVPEAGCDLLLGVDLTVAPGRLRAVISEIGAAALDPVPDLDGPPLVSDPDELLEDYDESGRGLSMIRALVTTVTVERQGDTNVWVLSRDSGAGN